CAGAGTGGTCGGGCCCGAGGATCCCACAATGCTCTCCTGAGGAaaagagctgagcacagggccCGGGACTGTCACCACCGCCGGTGGGGGGATGATCACAGCTCTGGAGGGGGGACACTGCTGCACGCAGGGCTCGTTGTAGCTCTCGGCAATTGGCTGAGGGCAGGTCACCCCGTACGGTCTGTAGGACTCCATGGAGCAAGACATCCTTCTTGTGATGGTTGTGAGTCTGCAGTGCACAGTAGAAAGCAGGTTTAAGGTAAATGGACAAGCCTTAGAGCTGCACTATGAGGAGATGAACCAAGATTTCTAATTGTTGGATGCATTTCTGAATCAGCAGAAGTTAAGAGTGAATGTACATATATAACAAATGAAACTCTTTCTTGTATCAACTGcctttattttatctttaacCTTTAATCTTATCATGACCAGCTTTGTTAAAAATCTGATGTGAAACAGAAATTATGTTCTGGAGAAATTACTAGTGCCAGACTGCAGTTACTCAGTGATCTGTCTCCAGCATTTTGTACTGCTGAGGAAGCGCTCTCAAGGTATAAGAAccagagaaaaagaagtcaGTATGAATAGGCGAAAAATCTCATTGCCTTATGTGTTAATTCAGGCTTCCTAAGACACTtcaagtatttgtatttttctagtTTGAAGATTTACTTCCTCTCCTAATGCAGTGACTCCTGATGTTCTCTCTGGACAGATTCATTTTCAGCATGAAACAAAGGGCATAAGTCTGTGATCACAAATGCAGGAATCATCTCCATTGCAAAAgcattgtaaaaataaaaagtaatggTAGTAGAAAGACTAAGTGGAAACCATGCTTACCTTGTTTGCTGCAGAGACTGAGGCAAGAGAAGTGGATAGAAGGGCTGCAGGTAACATGAGCTTTTATATGCTTCTTCAGCTGGTGTCTTTAAGCCATCATTTGTGCCTCTGGTCCTAATTtgttacaaaacaaacatgatAGTGGGAGCTTTCATATTGCCTTGTCAGCACTGTCCCTCCCAAGAGTTACTATGGGTGTGATACAATGCTGATGACAATCAGTTATCTGTGATTTTCATTTTAGAGGATTTATGAAACTTGCATCCAAAGGGTGGCATCCTGTACAGTCATTGACTGAAAGCCAGAGCAAGAAACACGCGTCATGTTAGTCCCATTTTAATGTTTGGAATAGTACCTGCATGGCATGGGGCCCTTTCTGTGCCATGTGCAAGAACTAGGTGAAGGTCATCCAATGTGAGCTAGACATTCAGCTCTGAGAAGACACAAGTTCTCctcacacagaatcatggaaggATTCAGTTTGGAatggacctctggaggtcatctgttCCACGCCCCGGGCTCAAGTGTTTCCAGATGTTCAGGTGGAGCCTTCTGTGtcccagtttgtgcccatttcctcttgtcctctTCTTGCAGTTTGTTGGGGATCTGTAAACATTCTGACAGATCAGGGCAAAGGGCTGATGTTTTGCAGGCTCACTCCTGATGGAATAGGTATTGTGGTCAGACACCACCTTGGTGTCTTTTGGTTGGGTACTGacagggtggtcaggcactggaacaggctccccagggcagtgttCATAGCAACAAGCCCGCTGGAGTTTAAGAAGTATTTGAACACTGCTCTCAGACGTAGGATTGGATTCTTTGGTGGTCCTGTATGGAGCCAGAAGTTTGACTTGATATGGGCCATtgtgggtccctttcaacttgggagattctgtgattctatgatttgtatTGCTAGTAACGACAAgagagcaataggacatgacaAAGTTTCTAGCTTGTtttaagctttttgttttctctgtaactAATTCAGGCAGGGAGATCTGTGTCTGATTTAATGCATTTCCAGTGACATACGGGAATGATACAGTCTCGTTGTTGCTATAAATATTAACTAAAACCCAGTGGAGCTGGCATTCATCTATTGAAAACTCTTCCAACATCATTCACTCAATTCTGCTGAGACAATTCAGATGACACCCGGTTAAAAGAGGAGTGGCTAATCTGAGAATGGCTGCTctagagaagcagaaaaggccTTTTTGATGCCATCAGAACTGTTAATGGGGTCTCTGTCTAAAGCTTATAACcacttgaaaatttaatttggAATCTCACCTTATGCAAGttagaaatacatttcaaaacaatccttatttatttatttatttatttatttttaatccccaTCCCAGAAGTACTGAGCACTTaagaaaaaatgggaaattaaaatatatcccTTTTAATAGTATTTTATTAATGGGATAATTCTGTGGTATCACACAATTATTTGCGAATCTGTTGTTTTCTAATTTAACAATATTTCAAAAGATAGGCTATAAATGACCTCTAAATTGTTAAATAGATGTACCTTTGAAGTGTCATCAGGATTTGCTGATAATAATGACAGGCACCTAGAAGATAATGACTTTAAGCTGCTTCACAAACACTCATTAATACTTAATGCTTGCAATTTCTGTTATAATCATACTAAATGAAGAAGGGCAGGATTTAGAAGCTCCCTTGTTATGAAACAGCATCATTCAAAAATATGCCAACCAACGTCACTCATTTTGCTTCCATAATCAGGCAGTGATTTTTAAATTTGACACTTGCAACgatttaattttcattcataATGTCAAGCTCTTTATTCTATTAGATATTAACAAGTTTGGGGAGATTACGATGTCCATGCTACAGATGCAAATAGTAGCTTCATCTCCTTTTATGAGCCTGTATTTTGGTAATATGCCTGAAATGTCTAATATCTTAAattctaaggaaaaaataagagccCCCTTAAAGGTTGCCTGAATTTTCAGACTGAACAAGTTATTCTCCcatgttctgaaaaacaaagggTCTCAAACTGATGTCCTAAATTCTCTGCTCTCTTAGTCTCCAGATCTCATGCTGTCACCCCTACATGACCCCCTCTCTTATACATGAAGCCATACATTATGACACAAGCACTTCGTCCACACACCTCTAAATTGATGCTCTTGCACAAGATTTGCATGCTGATGGTAGCACGTCTGTGTAGAACAATCCTACAACAATCGAATATGAATTTTTAGTAGGTGTTTGTGAAGCCTCTTATCATTCCTTGGAAGATCTGGAACATCTTCCAAGTGGCGATGCTTTGCCACTCCTTCTATACTTGAATATTTGTTGTTCTTCACTCTAAAGGTCTTGAGAGagatatacaaaaaaaaaaaaagtttgttctttttgataatttttttaaacGATCTCTCCTCCAAATTCTCCAAATTTCTGATAGAGGTAGTTGCTATGTAAATTAAAGTAGTTTATTCAATTCATTCACTCCAGTAGCAACAATATTTACCACTGTATCTCTAGATATCTCTTATGGTCTTCCCTGAGTGCATTACACTGCAGGAAATCAACAGAGCTAGTGATTGGTCTACAATGAGATATTCCAGACCACAGACCCAAATTATTCAAAAGACCCATCATTTCCTATCCTATGATGCAAATTCAGATGTCAGATTGGATTTGCCACACTGAGCAGCCCAAATGATGACAGTCATTGTAAGTACacgatctgaaaaaaaaaaaaaaaaaaaaaaaaagtaaaacctttATATAGCAAATATTGACTAGTAGCAAACATTATCTGTGGCTTGTTTTTAACCAGTAAGCCACATAGTAGTCATGTTACATAAAACATATATGTGTTATATAAAACTTAAAGTGTACTTAAATAACAGATCCACCAATGCTGGTGTTGGGCATTAGATGACTGCAAGATCCCATCATTCATAAATCCAATGCCCATGACTTGGTACTGGCATTGTATCACACCATTTTTTTCACAGATGGGAGTGGCAGtgcaaagcaagcaaaaataaatccctCAATATCAAGGTTGTTTCGTTACTATGTAAGACCTAAGGCACAAAGGGTGTATCATATCCTGTAAGCAGTCTGAGAAACGTATAAAAGCTCTCCATACTCCAAGCCTCACTATCCACTTCTCCTGGCATATTCTCCTTGGTGAACAGGGTAAGTCCTATTTGGCTCAACCTCTGTCCTTCTATAACTTTTTTCAATCAATGCTACATCATATGTGATGCTATGGAATGGCAGGCTTGGAGAACTGCAAGTGTTGGAAGGTCTCCTTACAACAAAATGGGCAATTTTATAATGTCATTTTCACTATCCATTTCCCAGGCATTTTAGTTCCAATTCAGGAGCTACATGCACTAGGAAACTTTAAAGTATCACAGGGAGCATAATAAATACATCTTGTGGTAGCATTTGCCCCATAAGAACAAATGTTTCCACTTAGAAGTTGGGTGCTACTAGAGAAGCAATATGAACCTAGAGAAATGACTGGCTATAACTGACACTTCCTCTCTTAACCTACTGTAAATATACTAGCAAATTTTAGTCTGTTTAAGCTGTGCTTATAAATTAGATTCGTTAGATTCCTCATAGTGCAGCTCTAAGGCTTGTCCATTTACCTTAAACCTGCTTTCTACTGTGCACTGCAGACTCACAACCATCACAAGAAGGATGTCTTGCTCCATGGAGTCCTACAGACCGTACGGGGTGACCTGCCCTCAGCCAATTGCCGAGAGCTACAACGAGCCCTGCGTGCAGCAGTGTCCCCCCTCCAGAGCTGTGATCATCCCCCCACCGGCGGTGGTGACAGTCCCGggccctgtgctcagctctttTCCTCAGGAGAGCATTGTGGGATCCTCGGGCCCGACCACTCTGGGAGGCTCCTTCAGCTCCCGAAGCAACCTGGGCTATGGGGGCTCCCTGGGCTATGGGGGCCCCTTTGGTTTTGGAGGGTCCCAAGGCTTTGGGGGCTCCTTTGGCCTGGGGGGGGTCCAGGGCTACGGGGGCTCTCTGGGCTTGGGGGGCTATGGCAGCTCCCAGGGCTATAGGGGCTCCTTTGGCCTGGGGGGCTACGGCGGGTCCCAGGGCTATGGGAGCTCCTTTGGCCTGGGGGGCTACGGCGGTTCCCAGGGCTATGGGAGCTCCTTTGGCCTGGGG
This Anas platyrhynchos isolate ZD024472 breed Pekin duck chromosome 26, IASCAAS_PekinDuck_T2T, whole genome shotgun sequence DNA region includes the following protein-coding sequences:
- the LOC139999512 gene encoding uncharacterized protein, with the translated sequence MSCSMESYRPYGVTCPQPIAESYNEPCVQQCPPSRAVIIPPPAVVTVPGPVLSSFPQESIVGSSGPTTLGGSFSSRSNLGYGGSLGYGGPFGFGGSQGFGGSFGLGGVQGYGGSLGLGGYGSSQGYRGSFGLGGYGGSQGYGSSFGLGGYGGSQGYGSSFGLGGYGGSQGYGSCLGYGDDLSYGGSLGYGGLYGSSGFGNFGRSYSSGPSSCGMGYCLPGTRWRRSRRGSCGSF